A single region of the Salipaludibacillus sp. LMS25 genome encodes:
- a CDS encoding CdaR family transcriptional regulator, with amino-acid sequence MYDRLHHFYHHALATDNTPDSDTLTLHFPNDRQRTLVLDQVKLSEAEIALLTTLFHTDSATQYPIAKENEWLFEWLINGHTPPEHKLEKLIPPPLRCIHFSIKGEINETDAFIEAIKNMFPSVIHLLWKSRTEGVLLQHIPEADELSVESIIDTLATDFLIQISFFIGSPIDSPNLLYERFKWESTLYDAVKMTFRKKSFFYEQEIVTYYLLHHIPESTLKLVSTMLDTVMNDRALIHSVKTYLECNMNTSLAAKKMFMHRNTLQYRVDKFIEKTAIDIKQFANAAAVYLLILRLEAK; translated from the coding sequence ATGTATGACCGACTACATCATTTTTATCACCATGCTCTTGCCACTGACAATACGCCAGATTCCGATACGTTAACGTTACATTTTCCTAATGACAGGCAGAGAACCCTGGTGCTTGATCAAGTTAAACTTTCAGAAGCAGAAATAGCTCTCTTAACGACACTATTTCATACGGATAGTGCAACACAATATCCGATAGCTAAAGAAAACGAGTGGTTATTCGAATGGTTAATAAATGGCCATACCCCTCCTGAACATAAGCTGGAAAAGCTTATCCCTCCGCCCTTACGATGTATTCATTTTTCTATTAAAGGAGAAATAAATGAAACGGATGCATTTATAGAAGCGATTAAAAATATGTTTCCTTCTGTGATTCATTTATTGTGGAAATCTCGCACTGAAGGGGTTTTACTCCAACATATACCTGAGGCGGACGAGTTATCGGTAGAATCAATTATAGACACACTCGCTACTGATTTCCTCATTCAAATATCTTTTTTTATTGGATCGCCAATTGATTCACCCAATTTATTGTATGAACGTTTTAAATGGGAATCGACACTGTATGACGCAGTTAAAATGACTTTCCGCAAAAAATCATTTTTTTATGAACAAGAAATTGTCACCTATTATTTGCTTCATCACATTCCTGAAAGCACATTAAAACTAGTATCTACAATGCTCGATACAGTGATGAATGACCGAGCATTGATTCACTCTGTCAAAACATACTTAGAGTGCAATATGAACACATCCTTGGCCGCCAAAAAAATGTTCATGCACCGCAACACCTTACAATACAGAGTTGATAAGTTTATTGAAAAAACGGCAATAGATATTAAGCAATTTGCTAATGCAGCAGCAGTTTACCTTCTCATACTTCGCTTAGAAGCAAAATAA
- a CDS encoding ABC transporter ATP-binding protein, translating into MADIKFESLYKIYDGDVQAVTDFNLDIEDKEFIVFVGPSGCGKSTTLRMVAGLEDISKGSLYIGEDKVNDVAPKDRDIAMVFQNYALYPHMNVYENMAFGLKLRKFKKEDIDQRVKDAARILGLTEMLDRKPKAMSGGQRQRVALGRAIVRNPKVFLMDEPLSNLDAKLRVQMRSEIIKLHHRLQTTTIYVTHDQTEAMTMASRIVVMKDGFIQQVGAPKDIYDFPENVFVGGFIGSPAMNFLNGSLKDGNFYLGEFPVKVPQGKLKALTKYNNKELILGIRPEDIHDEPVFLDASENSKFEATIDVAELMGAESYLYSKVSDQDFIARVDSRTDVQSGNKIQLAFDMNKAHFFDPESELRIR; encoded by the coding sequence ATGGCAGATATTAAATTTGAAAGTCTCTACAAGATTTACGATGGTGATGTCCAAGCTGTTACTGATTTTAATCTAGATATTGAAGATAAAGAATTTATTGTCTTCGTCGGTCCGTCAGGCTGTGGAAAATCTACCACGTTGAGAATGGTCGCTGGTCTTGAAGATATTTCTAAAGGCTCTCTTTACATAGGAGAGGACAAAGTGAATGATGTGGCTCCTAAAGACCGAGATATTGCCATGGTTTTCCAAAACTATGCCCTTTATCCTCATATGAATGTTTATGAAAATATGGCGTTCGGTCTGAAATTACGTAAGTTTAAAAAAGAAGACATTGATCAGCGTGTGAAGGACGCTGCACGTATACTCGGTCTGACAGAAATGCTTGATCGAAAGCCAAAAGCTATGTCTGGTGGTCAACGTCAACGTGTGGCACTAGGCCGAGCGATTGTTCGTAATCCTAAAGTATTCTTAATGGATGAGCCATTATCTAACTTAGATGCTAAGTTGCGTGTACAAATGCGCTCAGAAATCATTAAACTTCACCATCGTCTACAAACGACAACCATTTATGTGACACATGACCAAACAGAAGCGATGACAATGGCTTCAAGAATTGTTGTTATGAAAGATGGGTTTATTCAACAAGTTGGTGCGCCAAAAGACATTTATGATTTCCCTGAAAATGTATTTGTTGGTGGCTTTATCGGGTCTCCTGCTATGAACTTCCTGAACGGTTCGTTAAAGGACGGGAACTTTTATTTAGGTGAATTCCCTGTTAAAGTGCCTCAAGGGAAACTTAAAGCCTTGACTAAATACAATAATAAAGAACTCATTTTAGGTATTCGTCCAGAGGATATCCATGATGAACCTGTGTTCCTTGACGCATCTGAGAATTCTAAATTTGAAGCGACTATTGATGTAGCAGAATTAATGGGAGCGGAGTCTTATCTTTATTCTAAAGTAAGTGATCAGGACTTCATTGCTCGTGTTGATTCCAGAACGGACGTACAAAGTGGCAATAAAATTCAGTTAGCATTTGATATGAATAAAGCACATTTCTTTGATCCTGAATCTGAATTGCGTATTCGATAA
- a CDS encoding IscS subfamily cysteine desulfurase, giving the protein MIYLDHAATTPMSDQAKKIWLEANDIFYANTSSLHEAGNHAAKLLMTCQHQLASLVGTNENGIFFTSGGSEANILALESLFSANRKHGNHVITSDIEHPSVLSFFKRLEVSGVEVSYIKAKKNGQVCVKTVMEAVRSDTCLVSIQHVNSETGIIQPVAEIGEYLKERSAVLHCDCVQSFGKIPVTLGNLHVDAISISSHKIYGPKGVGAVCLAPHTPWNSIHPLTTHQRGFRPGTLDMPSIAAFINSALDLHSYLEENLTDSWEKREHFLHALSPLKYRLSVICAPEKHQLPTIVGLAIEGVQGQYMLASLDRYHICISTGSACQSTKATPPAIMHSFFKTEVEQLRFFRVSFGISTTLEELEFTAKKIIQIAEN; this is encoded by the coding sequence ATGATCTATTTAGACCATGCAGCAACAACTCCTATGTCAGATCAGGCAAAAAAAATTTGGCTTGAAGCGAATGATATTTTTTATGCTAATACAAGTAGTTTGCATGAGGCTGGCAATCACGCTGCTAAACTTCTCATGACGTGTCAGCATCAATTAGCGTCCTTAGTAGGAACAAACGAAAATGGCATATTTTTCACGAGCGGAGGATCGGAAGCAAATATTCTCGCCCTAGAAAGTTTATTTTCGGCTAACCGGAAACACGGCAACCACGTCATTACATCTGACATTGAACATCCTTCCGTGTTATCGTTCTTCAAACGTTTAGAAGTTTCAGGGGTTGAAGTTAGTTATATAAAAGCTAAAAAAAATGGTCAAGTCTGTGTTAAAACCGTTATGGAAGCGGTGCGTTCCGACACCTGTCTCGTCTCAATTCAACACGTCAATTCAGAAACCGGTATTATCCAACCTGTAGCTGAAATAGGCGAATATCTCAAAGAGCGATCGGCTGTTTTGCATTGTGATTGTGTCCAATCATTTGGTAAAATTCCTGTAACTTTAGGTAACCTTCATGTAGATGCCATCTCGATTTCTTCACATAAAATATACGGCCCCAAAGGAGTCGGAGCTGTGTGCCTGGCACCTCATACGCCCTGGAATAGTATCCATCCTTTAACAACTCATCAACGTGGCTTTAGGCCAGGGACACTGGATATGCCAAGTATAGCCGCTTTTATTAATTCTGCTCTTGATCTTCATTCATATTTAGAGGAGAATTTAACTGACAGTTGGGAGAAACGAGAACACTTTTTACATGCCTTATCACCACTTAAATATAGGCTTTCTGTCATTTGTGCACCTGAGAAACATCAGCTCCCAACAATTGTTGGCCTTGCAATCGAGGGTGTTCAAGGACAATATATGCTAGCAAGTCTAGATCGCTATCACATCTGCATATCAACCGGAAGTGCCTGCCAATCAACGAAAGCGACGCCACCTGCTATTATGCATTCTTTTTTTAAAACGGAGGTAGAGCAGCTTCGCTTTTTTAGAGTATCATTCGGTATATCGACAACTTTAGAAGAATTAGAATTTACTGCAAAAAAAATCATTCAGATAGCGGAAAATTAA
- a CDS encoding response regulator transcription factor — translation MKLLIGIEHQLLRYGLIQLIKDVHSVTSMVVADSPAELIQSLKKYSFDLIVIDERLPGTGGLRSVLSVLKDQPLHAKKIFMCPGHSDELELKFKDNDIQGIFYEYATLDELMMFFQQVIRGERVVLRMYGHEVKTTGSVSTELTKREEEIFNLKVRGYSVSDTGKLLNISVKTVENHRRNIKKKLNIRKNHEWFEWAKRMGSL, via the coding sequence ATGAAACTACTTATAGGTATCGAACACCAGCTTTTAAGATACGGCTTAATTCAATTAATTAAAGATGTTCATTCTGTAACATCAATGGTAGTAGCCGATTCACCAGCGGAGTTGATTCAATCATTAAAAAAATATTCCTTTGACCTTATTGTGATTGATGAGAGGTTACCTGGGACCGGGGGATTAAGAAGCGTGCTATCAGTCCTGAAAGATCAACCGTTACACGCGAAAAAAATTTTTATGTGTCCAGGGCATTCAGATGAGTTGGAGTTAAAATTTAAAGATAATGATATACAAGGCATTTTTTATGAGTACGCCACCTTAGATGAATTAATGATGTTCTTTCAGCAAGTGATCAGGGGAGAACGTGTAGTACTTCGCATGTATGGACATGAAGTGAAAACGACAGGCTCAGTCAGCACAGAATTAACAAAGAGAGAAGAAGAAATTTTCAACTTGAAAGTTCGGGGATATTCTGTCAGTGATACAGGGAAATTGCTTAATATTTCTGTGAAAACTGTGGAAAATCACCGCAGAAATATTAAAAAGAAATTAAATATCCGTAAAAATCATGAGTGGTTTGAATGGGCTAAAAGAATGGGCTCTTTATAG
- a CDS encoding transcription repressor NadR — protein MLSAKKWLGEERRTEIMTMLKKRNSPIKGGDLADHLNVSRQVIVQDISLMKAKNMPILATSQGYILDKTALSHEGHSQLVACYHPPERAEEELLLLVDQGVRVNDVKVEHPIYGDITANIMVSNRKEVYQFLEKMKRTKASYLSELTNGVHLHTLEAKNENDLNDAVEALRQAGFLLTGETK, from the coding sequence ATGTTAAGTGCAAAGAAGTGGCTTGGAGAAGAAAGACGTACTGAAATTATGACGATGCTAAAAAAAAGGAACAGTCCAATAAAAGGTGGAGATTTAGCTGATCATCTAAATGTAAGCCGTCAAGTAATTGTTCAAGATATTTCTCTTATGAAGGCTAAAAACATGCCAATACTCGCTACGAGTCAAGGATATATACTTGATAAAACAGCCCTTTCCCATGAGGGACATAGTCAATTGGTTGCATGCTACCATCCTCCAGAGCGTGCTGAAGAAGAGCTCCTTTTACTAGTGGACCAAGGTGTTCGTGTTAACGATGTAAAAGTAGAACATCCTATTTACGGGGATATTACAGCTAATATTATGGTGAGTAATCGTAAAGAAGTGTATCAGTTCCTTGAAAAAATGAAACGAACAAAAGCCAGCTACTTATCAGAGCTGACTAACGGTGTTCATTTACACACTTTAGAAGCGAAAAATGAGAATGATTTAAATGATGCCGTCGAAGCTCTCCGCCAAGCAGGTTTTTTGCTTACAGGAGAAACGAAATAA
- the nadB gene encoding L-aspartate oxidase produces the protein MEQTDVLIIGGGLAGVMTALTLADSKKVTIVTKRSQKEGNSWKAQGGIAAALREDDSPNRHIDDTRKAGCNRNDLAMLHILAHEGKSRLQKWMNEGLHFDVTEQGELDLGREGAHSCHRVAHAGGDRTGKEMMRFFIEKLKGKVSFHTHWTVVQLMIEEGRCYGALFLNEKGELTLVKATHTVLATGGIGGLFTHTSNDSHICGDGLAVAARAGATLTDLEFIQFHPTLIYGEGSSCGLASEALRGEGASLVNQLGEHIMVNAHPLGDLAPRDIVARVMYKQIGVGNRLFLNISGIHSFHTKFPQVVQLCELANIDWTKGNIPVFPGPHFHMGGVETDEYGRTSLAQLYAVGEVACTRVHGANRLASNSLLESLVFGERAGEAILQESREQTSHFPFSDESIVSHFYNDSWEAPAKEEIQKRVDKALGIVRNESTLRSFIDWAHYFFPVHFHKKGSFMSKEQVETAHMLITATLIAKAALRNDVSCGAHFREDSKEVIDL, from the coding sequence ATGGAGCAAACGGACGTATTAATTATCGGTGGAGGACTAGCAGGTGTCATGACAGCTTTGACACTTGCAGATAGTAAAAAAGTAACAATTGTAACGAAGCGCTCGCAAAAAGAAGGAAACTCATGGAAAGCGCAAGGAGGAATTGCAGCGGCGCTTAGAGAGGATGATTCACCAAACCGCCATATAGACGATACGAGAAAGGCAGGTTGCAATAGAAATGATTTGGCCATGTTGCATATTTTAGCTCATGAAGGTAAAAGCCGTTTACAAAAGTGGATGAATGAGGGGCTGCACTTTGATGTAACTGAACAGGGAGAGCTTGATTTGGGTAGAGAAGGAGCGCATAGTTGCCATCGGGTTGCACATGCTGGGGGTGATCGTACCGGTAAAGAAATGATGCGTTTTTTTATAGAAAAATTAAAAGGTAAGGTGTCTTTTCATACTCATTGGACAGTTGTTCAGTTAATGATAGAGGAGGGGAGATGCTACGGTGCCTTGTTTTTAAATGAAAAGGGCGAGCTTACGCTTGTAAAAGCGACTCATACAGTCCTTGCTACTGGAGGAATAGGAGGGTTGTTTACACATACGAGTAATGACAGTCATATATGTGGGGATGGATTAGCTGTTGCTGCACGAGCTGGCGCCACATTAACAGATTTAGAATTCATTCAGTTTCATCCGACGCTTATATATGGGGAGGGATCTTCTTGTGGGCTTGCCTCTGAGGCGCTACGAGGAGAGGGAGCATCTCTTGTCAATCAATTAGGAGAGCATATCATGGTAAATGCTCATCCATTAGGCGATTTAGCTCCTAGAGATATCGTTGCCCGAGTAATGTATAAACAAATTGGTGTAGGGAACAGACTTTTTCTAAATATATCTGGCATTCATTCTTTTCATACTAAATTCCCTCAAGTCGTCCAGCTTTGTGAATTAGCAAACATTGATTGGACTAAAGGGAACATTCCAGTCTTTCCCGGCCCACATTTTCATATGGGAGGAGTGGAAACTGATGAATATGGCAGAACATCACTTGCCCAATTATATGCTGTTGGAGAAGTGGCTTGTACGAGGGTACATGGGGCCAATCGTCTGGCAAGTAATTCACTACTGGAATCACTCGTCTTTGGTGAACGGGCAGGTGAAGCGATTCTTCAAGAATCAAGGGAACAGACGTCTCATTTTCCTTTTTCAGATGAAAGTATCGTAAGCCATTTTTATAACGACTCGTGGGAAGCCCCGGCAAAAGAGGAAATTCAAAAACGTGTTGATAAGGCTCTAGGTATAGTTAGGAATGAAAGCACTCTACGATCTTTTATAGACTGGGCTCACTATTTTTTTCCTGTTCACTTCCATAAAAAAGGTTCTTTTATGTCAAAAGAACAAGTGGAAACAGCCCATATGCTTATAACCGCGACTCTTATTGCTAAAGCTGCGTTAAGAAATGACGTAAGCTGCGGAGCCCATTTTAGAGAAGATAGTAAGGAAGTGATTGATTTATGA
- a CDS encoding sulfite exporter TauE/SafE family protein — translation MFDVVESISHFLREPFMNVAIHVESIPILFALLLGLVGALAPCQFSGNVSAITLYGANSLRQGVAWIDTLFFILGKITAFSGLGLVIFLLGQEFQQQLPMLFEPMRRLLGPLLIFIGVYMLGLVKMTWHLRLWKPVENNRGKGNWGSFMLGFSFSLGFCPTMAILYFSLLTPLTLTTSYGAFLPPLFALGTSIPLLVVMFIIWYLGLGGMVLKKGRRLGLYVQRTAGIFIILIGVLDMLTFW, via the coding sequence ATGTTTGATGTCGTTGAAAGCATTAGTCATTTTTTGCGTGAGCCTTTTATGAATGTGGCAATTCATGTAGAGTCCATTCCTATCTTATTCGCGCTCCTCCTCGGTTTAGTTGGGGCTCTTGCGCCATGCCAATTTTCGGGTAACGTCAGTGCCATAACATTATATGGAGCTAATTCTCTCAGGCAGGGTGTTGCCTGGATAGACACGTTGTTTTTCATACTTGGAAAAATCACTGCTTTTTCAGGCTTAGGTCTTGTCATTTTTTTACTTGGACAAGAATTTCAACAGCAATTACCAATGCTATTTGAACCTATGCGGAGATTATTGGGGCCTTTATTAATCTTTATTGGCGTGTATATGCTAGGTTTAGTTAAAATGACTTGGCATTTAAGACTGTGGAAGCCGGTTGAAAACAATAGGGGAAAGGGGAACTGGGGGTCATTTATGCTTGGATTCAGTTTCTCACTCGGTTTTTGTCCAACAATGGCGATTCTCTATTTTTCCTTACTTACGCCACTTACGCTGACGACATCCTACGGTGCTTTCCTTCCTCCTCTGTTTGCATTAGGAACATCGATTCCTTTACTAGTTGTCATGTTCATTATTTGGTATTTAGGGCTTGGCGGCATGGTACTCAAAAAAGGTCGCCGTCTCGGACTGTATGTTCAGCGGACGGCTGGTATTTTCATCATTTTAATTGGTGTCCTTGATATGTTAACATTTTGGTAA
- the nadC gene encoding carboxylating nicotinate-nucleotide diphosphorylase, with the protein MNKLALREQLLRFFQEDVGFGDKTSDAIFNVNETGTGVFMAKSSGHFCGEVIIEEAYSVINPNIEIKMLKKDGQNVLDGEKIAEVSGKMTDLLISERVILNLIQRLSGITTLTREAANQTAGTKARICDTRKTTPGLRMLEKYAVRCGGGRNHRFALDDAVMIKDNHIAGAGSLTRAVNLVRKTHGHMVKIEVEVETLEQLKEAVSANVDVIMIDNRLPEDVAMWVELIPNNMILEVSGNISLNTISKYAKAGADVISLGFITHSAPSLDISFNIVTKGRD; encoded by the coding sequence ATGAATAAGTTAGCTTTAAGAGAGCAGTTATTACGATTTTTTCAAGAAGATGTGGGGTTTGGCGATAAAACGTCAGACGCTATTTTTAATGTTAACGAGACTGGAACAGGCGTGTTTATGGCAAAGAGTTCTGGCCACTTTTGCGGGGAAGTCATTATTGAAGAGGCTTATTCAGTCATCAACCCTAACATTGAAATAAAGATGCTAAAAAAAGATGGACAAAATGTGTTGGATGGGGAAAAAATAGCAGAAGTGTCTGGGAAAATGACAGACTTGTTAATATCAGAAAGAGTTATATTAAACCTTATTCAACGACTATCTGGAATTACAACACTCACTCGGGAAGCGGCGAATCAAACTGCTGGGACGAAAGCCCGTATTTGTGATACGCGTAAAACCACACCAGGATTAAGAATGTTAGAAAAGTATGCTGTCCGTTGTGGTGGAGGTCGGAATCATCGATTTGCTTTGGATGATGCTGTCATGATTAAGGATAACCATATTGCAGGAGCAGGCTCGCTAACACGAGCTGTAAATTTAGTAAGAAAAACACACGGTCACATGGTGAAAATAGAAGTGGAAGTAGAAACGTTAGAACAGCTAAAGGAAGCTGTTTCAGCGAATGTTGATGTCATTATGATCGATAATCGTCTTCCTGAGGACGTGGCAATGTGGGTTGAGCTTATCCCGAATAATATGATTTTAGAAGTGTCAGGTAACATATCACTTAATACGATATCGAAGTATGCAAAGGCTGGAGCTGATGTGATTTCACTCGGTTTCATTACACACTCAGCCCCATCTCTAGATATTAGTTTTAACATAGTGACGAAAGGCAGGGATTAA
- a CDS encoding cytochrome ubiquinol oxidase subunit I: MFFEYDPVIYSRILTYVTLGFHVIFATIGVGVPLLIAIAEWMGIKRNDPHYTLLARRWARGFVVTVAVGVVTGTAIGLQLSLLWPNFMQAAGHTIGLPMFMEVFAFFFEAIFLGIYLYTWDRFKSKMKHFLLIIPVALGATASAFFITTVNSFMNAPQGFEIVDGVLKDVSPLAAMFNPATPTKISHVILTCYLTSAFVLGTIAAIHILKGNKHVYHKKALHLTMVTGVIFAMGSFLVGDLSGKYLHEYQPEKLAAAEWHFETETEAPLIIGGILTDDNEVKYALKIPYALSILAGGTPDTEVIGLNDFSEDVLPPLYVHYFFDLMVFIGMFLAGVSLLFIIMSMKKGWNPFNKLVTWLIIIGGPLSMLAIQSGWIYAEVGRQPWIINGVMTVEEGATTSPHVDLMLWLFVLLYAVLGVTCAGVLRKMFKNNPVEHELEKRGLSHKTAQ, encoded by the coding sequence ATGTTTTTTGAGTATGATCCAGTGATTTACAGTCGTATATTGACTTATGTCACGTTAGGATTCCATGTTATTTTTGCTACGATCGGCGTAGGGGTTCCTTTATTAATAGCTATCGCTGAGTGGATGGGTATTAAACGAAATGACCCACATTATACATTACTTGCACGGCGATGGGCCCGAGGATTTGTGGTAACGGTTGCAGTAGGGGTTGTAACTGGTACTGCCATCGGCCTTCAGCTCAGTCTGTTATGGCCAAACTTTATGCAGGCTGCCGGTCACACAATCGGTTTACCGATGTTCATGGAAGTATTTGCCTTCTTTTTTGAAGCGATATTTTTAGGTATTTACTTATATACTTGGGATCGTTTTAAGAGTAAGATGAAGCACTTTTTATTAATTATTCCAGTAGCACTCGGCGCTACAGCCAGTGCATTCTTTATTACGACGGTAAATTCGTTTATGAATGCGCCGCAAGGGTTTGAAATAGTTGATGGTGTTCTTAAAGATGTAAGCCCTCTTGCTGCTATGTTCAATCCAGCAACACCGACAAAGATTTCCCATGTTATTTTAACCTGTTATTTAACCTCTGCATTTGTTCTTGGTACCATTGCTGCCATTCATATTTTGAAAGGGAACAAGCATGTTTATCATAAAAAGGCCCTTCATTTGACAATGGTAACCGGTGTCATTTTTGCAATGGGATCATTTCTTGTAGGGGATTTATCAGGAAAATATTTGCATGAATATCAGCCTGAAAAACTGGCCGCAGCCGAATGGCACTTCGAGACTGAAACGGAAGCACCGTTAATTATTGGAGGCATACTAACTGATGATAATGAAGTAAAATATGCCCTTAAAATTCCATATGCTCTTAGTATATTAGCTGGAGGAACGCCAGACACAGAAGTTATCGGATTAAATGATTTCTCTGAAGATGTCCTACCGCCATTATATGTTCATTACTTCTTTGATTTGATGGTGTTTATCGGTATGTTCCTCGCTGGAGTCTCACTGTTGTTTATTATTATGAGTATGAAAAAAGGGTGGAACCCCTTTAATAAACTTGTTACGTGGCTCATTATTATCGGCGGTCCATTATCCATGCTAGCTATTCAATCAGGCTGGATTTATGCAGAAGTGGGACGTCAGCCATGGATTATTAACGGTGTTATGACCGTAGAAGAAGGAGCTACCACATCTCCCCATGTGGATCTTATGCTTTGGTTATTCGTCCTTCTTTATGCCGTCCTAGGCGTCACATGTGCAGGTGTGTTAAGAAAAATGTTTAAAAATAATCCTGTAGAACATGAGTTGGAAAAACGTGGACTTAGCCATAAAACAGCTCAATAA
- a CDS encoding alpha/beta-type small acid-soluble spore protein, which produces MANNNSSNQLVVPGVQQALDQMKYEIAQEFGVQLGPDATSRSNGSVGGEITKRLVQMAEQQFGGQQQ; this is translated from the coding sequence ATGGCTAATAACAACAGTTCAAATCAACTTGTTGTCCCAGGGGTACAGCAAGCTTTAGACCAAATGAAATATGAAATTGCTCAGGAATTTGGTGTTCAATTAGGTCCTGATGCGACTTCCCGTTCCAACGGTTCTGTAGGTGGGGAAATTACTAAGCGATTAGTACAGATGGCAGAACAACAATTTGGCGGACAACAACAATAA
- the nadA gene encoding quinolinate synthase NadA, with protein sequence MYVNNVLNQVQPILPASYKEAGDDDLLHQAKKRKRQLDDRLFMPGHHYQKDTIIKLADNTGDSLQLAKMSAENKQAEYIVFCGVHFMAETADMLTNSSQKVILPDMRAGCSMADMATRKDADIAWEYLTDMFGHTIIPLTYVNSSAEVKAFVGRHGGATVTSSNAQKMLRWALKQKRQVLFLPDQHLGRNTAYDLGIALEDMAVWDPTMACLEGDISRDLTMLLWKGHCSVHQNFTLSHVYYYRETEPDRHIIVHPECSWEVTQAADLAGSTSFIIEQIKKAPKGAKWAIGTEMNLVKRLMKQFPEQSIVSLNSDMCPCLTMNRIDLPHLVWVLDELYKGNVMNEIKVEKSIADEATLAIERMLHL encoded by the coding sequence ATGTATGTCAATAATGTTCTGAATCAGGTGCAACCAATACTTCCTGCATCGTATAAAGAAGCGGGGGATGATGATCTTTTACATCAAGCCAAAAAACGAAAACGACAACTGGATGACAGGTTGTTCATGCCTGGTCACCATTACCAAAAAGATACCATTATTAAATTAGCTGATAATACAGGAGATTCATTGCAATTAGCAAAAATGTCAGCGGAAAATAAACAAGCTGAATACATTGTGTTTTGTGGTGTTCATTTTATGGCTGAAACAGCTGATATGCTTACAAACTCTAGTCAAAAAGTGATACTTCCTGATATGAGAGCTGGATGTTCAATGGCTGATATGGCTACTAGAAAAGATGCGGATATTGCTTGGGAGTACTTAACAGACATGTTTGGTCATACAATCATTCCTTTAACATATGTTAACTCTTCTGCGGAAGTTAAGGCTTTTGTAGGAAGGCATGGGGGAGCTACGGTTACTTCCTCCAACGCACAAAAAATGTTACGATGGGCATTAAAACAGAAACGGCAGGTTCTATTCCTGCCAGACCAGCATCTTGGCCGCAATACGGCCTACGATTTAGGCATTGCTTTAGAAGATATGGCAGTCTGGGATCCAACTATGGCCTGTTTAGAAGGAGACATATCGCGCGATTTAACGATGCTACTATGGAAAGGACATTGTTCAGTACACCAAAATTTCACGCTTTCTCACGTATACTATTACCGAGAAACAGAACCGGATCGCCACATTATCGTTCATCCTGAGTGTTCTTGGGAAGTAACACAAGCCGCAGATTTGGCTGGATCTACTTCGTTTATTATTGAGCAAATCAAAAAGGCACCAAAAGGCGCTAAGTGGGCAATTGGAACAGAAATGAATTTAGTAAAACGACTCATGAAACAGTTTCCAGAACAATCAATTGTTTCTTTAAATAGTGATATGTGCCCTTGTTTAACAATGAATCGTATTGATTTGCCTCATTTAGTCTGGGTCTTAGATGAGCTTTACAAAGGAAACGTCATGAACGAAATTAAGGTAGAGAAAAGCATTGCAGATGAGGCTACGCTTGCTATCGAAAGAATGCTGCATCTATAA